Proteins encoded together in one Kutzneria kofuensis window:
- a CDS encoding NAD-dependent epimerase/dehydratase family protein, producing the protein MKVFVTGGSGYVGGPTIRALVRHGHEVTALARSDNSVTAVEAAGATAVRGALTDTDVLREQASRADAVIHLGMAGERTAEVDLAAAQAMQDGLADRGTYVHTGGTWVFGDTDGVADETHPMAPPALTAWRLDNEKQVLAHGGRPVIVMPGLVYGNGGGLIEAFYVDPARRDGELAQIGDGSTHWALVHVDDLAELYVRALDAKPRSVYVGVDDQNPTIAEVSRALAHAVGVPVKRIDLAEATERMGPIAEAFALDQQLTSAKARRELGWAPRHTDAVAELAL; encoded by the coding sequence ATGAAGGTCTTCGTCACCGGCGGCTCCGGCTATGTCGGCGGGCCGACCATCCGGGCCCTGGTGCGGCACGGCCACGAGGTGACCGCACTGGCCCGCAGCGACAACTCCGTCACGGCCGTCGAGGCGGCCGGCGCGACCGCGGTGCGCGGCGCGCTGACGGACACGGATGTGTTGCGGGAGCAGGCTTCCCGCGCCGACGCCGTGATCCACCTCGGCATGGCCGGCGAGCGGACCGCCGAGGTCGACCTCGCCGCCGCCCAGGCGATGCAGGACGGCCTGGCCGACCGCGGCACGTACGTGCACACCGGCGGCACCTGGGTGTTCGGCGACACCGACGGCGTCGCCGACGAGACGCACCCGATGGCCCCGCCGGCGCTGACCGCGTGGCGCCTGGACAACGAGAAGCAGGTGCTGGCCCACGGCGGCCGGCCGGTGATCGTCATGCCGGGATTGGTGTACGGCAACGGCGGCGGCCTGATCGAGGCGTTCTACGTCGACCCGGCGCGCCGGGACGGCGAGCTCGCGCAGATCGGCGACGGCAGCACGCACTGGGCGCTGGTGCACGTCGACGACCTCGCCGAGCTGTACGTGCGGGCGCTGGACGCCAAGCCACGCAGTGTCTACGTCGGCGTGGACGACCAGAACCCGACCATCGCCGAGGTCAGCCGGGCCCTGGCCCACGCGGTCGGCGTGCCGGTCAAGCGGATCGACCTGGCCGAGGCCACCGAGCGGATGGGGCCGATCGCCGAGGCCTTCGCCCTGGACCAGCAGCTGACCAGCGCCAAGGCCCGCCGCGAGCTGGGCTGGGCGCCGCGGCACACCGACGCCGTCGCCGAGCTGGCCCTGTAG
- a CDS encoding FG-GAP repeat domain-containing protein: protein MTPAVVVSATVAALLVAPITTPASATPTQATASTPELVVRNFGYNAGGWRVDKHPRFLADVNGDGRADIVGFGDAGVWVSLARANGTFADPQLVVNNFGYNQGWRVDQHPRFLADVNGDRRADIVGFGNDGVWVSLARANGTFAPAQLAVNNFGTAQGWRVDQHPRFLADVNGDGRADIVGFGNDGVWVSLARANGTFADPQLVVNNFGYNQGWRVDQHPRFLADVNGDGRADIVGFGNDGVWVSLARANGTFAPAQLVLNNFGFNAGGWRVDRHPRFLADVNGDRRADIVGFGNDGVWVSLAQQNGTFAPAQLVLNNFGFNAGGWRVDRHPRLLADVNGDGRADIVGFGNDGVWVSLAQANGTFAAAQLVVNNFGYNQGWRVDQHPRFLADVNGDGRADIVGFGNDGVWVSRN, encoded by the coding sequence ATGACGCCAGCGGTCGTGGTCTCCGCAACCGTCGCCGCGCTGCTTGTCGCGCCAATCACGACGCCGGCGTCCGCGACGCCGACGCAGGCGACCGCGAGCACGCCGGAGTTGGTGGTCAGGAACTTCGGCTACAACGCCGGCGGTTGGCGAGTAGACAAACATCCCCGATTCCTGGCCGACGTCAACGGCGACGGCCGCGCCGACATCGTCGGATTCGGCGACGCCGGGGTCTGGGTCTCCCTGGCCCGGGCCAACGGAACCTTCGCCGACCCACAACTCGTCGTCAACAACTTCGGCTACAACCAAGGCTGGCGAGTCGACCAACATCCGCGATTCCTCGCCGACGTCAACGGCGACAGGCGGGCCGACATCGTCGGATTCGGCAACGACGGAGTCTGGGTCTCCCTGGCCCGAGCCAACGGAACCTTCGCCCCGGCGCAGCTCGCCGTCAACAACTTCGGCACCGCCCAAGGCTGGCGGGTCGACCAGCACCCCCGATTCCTCGCCGACGTCAACGGCGACGGCCGCGCCGACATCGTCGGATTCGGCAACGACGGAGTCTGGGTCTCCCTCGCCCGAGCCAACGGCACCTTCGCCGACCCACAACTCGTCGTCAACAACTTCGGCTACAACCAAGGCTGGCGAGTCGACCAGCACCCCCGATTCCTCGCCGACGTCAACGGCGACGGCCGCGCCGACATCGTCGGATTCGGCAACGACGGAGTCTGGGTCTCCCTCGCCCGAGCCAACGGAACCTTCGCCCCGGCACAGCTCGTCCTCAACAACTTCGGCTTCAACGCGGGCGGCTGGCGAGTCGACCGACACCCCCGATTCCTGGCCGACGTCAACGGCGACAGGCGGGCCGACATCGTCGGATTCGGCAACGACGGAGTCTGGGTCTCGCTGGCCCAGCAGAACGGAACCTTCGCCCCGGCACAGCTCGTCCTCAACAACTTCGGCTTCAACGCGGGCGGCTGGCGAGTCGACCGACACCCCCGGCTCCTGGCCGACGTCAACGGCGACGGCCGCGCCGACATCGTCGGATTCGGCAACGACGGGGTCTGGGTCTCGCTGGCCCAGGCGAACGGAACCTTCGCCGCGGCACAGCTCGTGGTCAACAACTTCGGCTACAACCAAGGCTGGCGGGTCGACCAGCACCCCCGATTCCTCGCCGACGTCAACGGCGACGGCCGCGCCGACATCGTCGGATTCGGCAACGACGGAGTCTGGGTCTCCCGTAACTGA
- a CDS encoding LysR family transcriptional regulator: MDVDLRKLRYFVAVAEELHFGRAAERLHIAQPVLSRQIRALEDELKVQLFARDRRRTELTAAGEQLLADARPLLAGANALRLRVGRAARGQNSFTVGFMPGLIVTAAVRALSDRHPELTVNVVRTNWDDQVEVVRDGRVDVSYIRLPVDQSGLTVRPLMSEPRVAVLPADHRLAGKETIAIADLADEHLLQNPDAVPEWRDIATELRDGTRVAVGHFSAVEEKLEHVATGRGVTVLPLSTATFYTRPDIVHVTVRDIPPNQVCLAWEAGRRSPLIREFAALAESL; the protein is encoded by the coding sequence ATGGACGTCGACCTGCGCAAACTGCGGTACTTCGTCGCCGTGGCCGAGGAATTGCACTTCGGGCGGGCGGCGGAGCGGCTGCACATCGCCCAACCGGTGCTGTCGCGGCAGATCCGCGCGCTGGAGGACGAGCTCAAGGTGCAGCTGTTCGCCCGTGACCGCCGCCGCACCGAGCTGACGGCCGCCGGGGAGCAGTTGCTGGCCGACGCCCGGCCGTTGTTGGCCGGCGCCAACGCTTTGCGGCTTCGGGTCGGTCGGGCCGCCCGTGGACAGAACTCCTTCACCGTCGGCTTCATGCCCGGCCTGATCGTGACGGCCGCGGTGCGGGCGTTGTCCGACCGGCATCCCGAGCTGACCGTGAACGTCGTGCGCACCAACTGGGACGACCAGGTCGAGGTCGTGCGCGACGGCCGGGTCGACGTCTCGTACATCCGGCTGCCCGTCGACCAGTCCGGGCTGACGGTGCGGCCGCTGATGTCCGAGCCGCGGGTGGCCGTGCTACCGGCCGATCACCGGCTGGCCGGCAAGGAGACGATCGCCATCGCCGACCTCGCCGACGAGCACCTGCTGCAGAATCCGGACGCGGTTCCGGAGTGGCGGGACATCGCCACCGAGCTGCGGGACGGCACCCGGGTGGCGGTCGGGCACTTCTCGGCCGTGGAGGAGAAGCTGGAGCACGTGGCCACCGGCCGGGGTGTCACCGTGCTACCGCTGTCGACGGCGACGTTCTACACACGGCCGGACATCGTGCACGTGACGGTCCGCGACATCCCGCCCAACCAGGTCTGCCTGGCCTGGGAGGCCGGCCGCCGCAGCCCGCTCATCCGGGAGTTCGCGGCCCTGGCCGAATCGCTCTGA
- a CDS encoding TetR/AcrR family transcriptional regulator produces the protein MGTSEATARAPRGGRGARERILHAAVELFARDGIHATGIAKLTDVAHVSTRTLYQHFPSKEALVSAYLHRVESEPDGPVHVEAALERSDLSARERLLELFAELPADSPPPQVERGCPLHNAAVEAAGTMPEAAALVARHKREFTARLTKTAAEAGAQDPETLGRQLAVLFEGARALSTSLNDTQPFHDVRELATTLINQATGPA, from the coding sequence ATGGGAACGAGTGAGGCGACGGCCCGTGCCCCCCGAGGCGGGCGCGGTGCGCGGGAACGCATCCTGCACGCCGCGGTGGAGTTGTTCGCCCGCGACGGCATACACGCCACCGGTATCGCGAAGCTGACCGACGTGGCCCACGTGTCGACTCGAACGCTCTACCAGCACTTCCCGAGCAAGGAGGCCCTGGTCAGCGCCTACCTGCACCGTGTCGAGTCAGAGCCGGACGGGCCTGTGCACGTCGAGGCCGCTCTGGAGCGCAGTGATCTCAGCGCACGCGAGCGTCTCCTGGAGCTGTTCGCCGAACTCCCGGCCGACTCGCCACCGCCACAGGTCGAGCGCGGCTGCCCACTGCACAACGCCGCCGTCGAGGCGGCCGGGACGATGCCCGAAGCCGCAGCACTGGTCGCGCGACACAAGAGGGAGTTCACCGCGCGCCTGACCAAAACTGCCGCCGAGGCCGGCGCCCAAGATCCCGAAACCCTGGGACGGCAGCTCGCGGTGCTGTTCGAGGGCGCCCGCGCCCTGTCCACCTCGCTCAACGACACGCAACCGTTCCACGACGTCCGAGAACTGGCCACAACGCTGATCAACCAGGCGACCGGACCGGCCTGA
- a CDS encoding amidase family protein, with amino-acid sequence MRDEKVPVSGDDELAELGVAAAAAAIRDGDITAESYSAALLRRARKYSDLNSFITIDESAVLTAAREADKARAAGSRAPFLGVPIGVKDSYATRGLRTTLGVETLGSFVPADDADVVAALEDAGGIVFGKNNLVEMSFGLAGDNSRYGQVKNPYGRDHVSGGSSSGSGASVAARIVPAALGGDTVGSIRVPASLCGVVGFKPTTGRWSGGGVAPISHTLDTTGVLARSVEDCALIDRIVTKDVAAPPGRSDLKGAKFAYAPRQYMELIDPEVEAHFKNALRRLRDAGAEVVEIDLGEDFSLMADRLTWNIFFRETMESVSEFLRRNDFPVSFDEIYDGLKPELREVWSHLVLPSGPGFASRETYEAALSVDRPELQRRLGAVFTRAGFDALLFPTTPCVAPLIDHRSKFTVAGEEVNDLFLAKNTVPTSGAGLPGISIPLALTGHGLPVGMELDGAHGHDRELLDLARRVESVFGTLPAPV; translated from the coding sequence ATGCGAGACGAGAAGGTGCCGGTGTCAGGGGACGACGAGCTGGCTGAACTTGGTGTAGCGGCCGCGGCCGCCGCGATCCGTGACGGCGATATCACGGCCGAGTCGTACTCCGCCGCACTTCTGCGGCGCGCGCGGAAATACTCCGACCTGAACTCCTTCATCACGATAGATGAATCCGCCGTGCTGACCGCGGCCCGGGAAGCGGACAAGGCGCGCGCCGCTGGTTCCAGGGCTCCCTTCCTCGGCGTGCCGATCGGGGTGAAGGACAGCTACGCGACGCGTGGTCTTCGTACGACGCTCGGCGTGGAAACCCTGGGGAGTTTCGTGCCGGCCGACGACGCCGACGTTGTCGCCGCGCTCGAAGATGCCGGTGGGATCGTCTTCGGCAAGAACAACCTCGTTGAAATGTCCTTCGGGCTCGCCGGGGACAACAGCCGCTACGGGCAGGTGAAGAATCCCTACGGCCGCGATCATGTGTCGGGGGGATCGTCGAGTGGCTCCGGAGCGTCTGTCGCTGCTCGGATCGTGCCTGCGGCATTGGGCGGTGACACGGTCGGCTCCATTCGGGTGCCCGCGTCTCTGTGTGGTGTGGTGGGTTTCAAGCCGACCACGGGACGATGGTCGGGTGGTGGCGTCGCGCCGATTTCGCACACGCTCGACACGACCGGCGTCCTGGCGCGCAGCGTCGAGGACTGCGCGCTGATCGATCGGATCGTCACGAAGGACGTGGCCGCTCCTCCTGGTCGTTCCGATCTGAAGGGAGCGAAGTTCGCCTATGCTCCGAGGCAGTACATGGAGTTGATCGACCCCGAGGTGGAAGCGCACTTCAAGAACGCGCTCCGGCGCCTACGGGACGCCGGCGCCGAAGTTGTCGAAATCGACCTCGGTGAGGACTTCTCGCTGATGGCGGATCGGCTGACGTGGAACATCTTCTTCCGTGAGACGATGGAATCGGTCTCGGAGTTTCTTCGCCGAAACGATTTCCCGGTTTCCTTCGATGAGATTTACGACGGGCTCAAGCCGGAGCTCAGGGAAGTGTGGAGCCATCTCGTCCTGCCGAGCGGGCCGGGCTTTGCTTCTCGGGAGACCTACGAGGCGGCGCTGTCCGTCGATCGGCCGGAGCTGCAGCGCCGGCTCGGCGCCGTATTCACGCGCGCCGGCTTCGATGCGCTGCTCTTTCCGACGACGCCCTGCGTCGCCCCGCTGATCGACCATCGGTCGAAGTTCACCGTCGCGGGCGAAGAGGTCAACGACCTGTTTCTCGCGAAGAACACCGTTCCCACCAGCGGAGCCGGCCTGCCGGGCATCAGCATCCCCCTGGCACTGACCGGACACGGCCTGCCCGTCGGAATGGAGCTCGACGGCGCACACGGCCATGACCGGGAACTCCTCGACCTGGCACGCCGAGTGGAGTCCGTTTTCGGCACGTTGCCCGCGCCCGTGTGA
- a CDS encoding SagB/ThcOx family dehydrogenase — MRLRISACGGVFAVDGQVVWDDYLDHRQVVLGTDTDEVLRWFIRWRDRDSVPERHRAVVEALLANDVLVAEGSQRDAQEQAVLHAWGSWGPVARAYHYSTRTTRGTRFPTPDEPTEPLSAFPDTERIPLPSAEQAQWQHRDLLDVLHLRRDHREFGGGPVPLTALGALLQVSAVNSTELYPAIRDVEGVKPGVYHYDSRRHELALVGDAVSDAELVAACGDQPWVTGAGLAVFYTSVVRDQDSPRAYRMLQLDAGHTNQTLSLAATALGLRTTFTAAIRDELVEELIGCDPATELAIGCAIVGTA; from the coding sequence ATGCGGCTGCGGATCTCCGCGTGCGGCGGGGTGTTCGCCGTCGACGGCCAGGTCGTCTGGGACGACTACCTGGACCACCGGCAGGTCGTGCTGGGCACCGACACCGACGAGGTGCTGCGCTGGTTCATCCGCTGGCGCGACCGCGACTCGGTGCCGGAGCGGCACCGGGCCGTCGTCGAGGCCCTGCTGGCCAACGACGTCCTGGTCGCCGAGGGCTCACAGCGGGACGCCCAGGAGCAGGCGGTGCTGCACGCCTGGGGCAGCTGGGGTCCGGTCGCGCGGGCGTACCACTACTCGACCCGGACCACCCGCGGCACCCGCTTCCCCACCCCCGACGAGCCGACCGAGCCGCTCAGCGCTTTCCCTGACACGGAACGGATTCCGCTGCCGTCGGCGGAGCAGGCCCAGTGGCAGCACCGGGATCTGCTCGACGTGCTCCACCTTCGCCGTGACCACCGGGAGTTCGGCGGCGGCCCGGTGCCGCTGACCGCGCTCGGCGCGCTGCTGCAGGTGAGTGCCGTCAATTCGACCGAGCTGTACCCGGCCATCCGGGACGTCGAGGGCGTCAAGCCCGGCGTCTACCACTACGACAGCCGCCGGCACGAGCTCGCCCTGGTCGGCGACGCCGTCTCCGACGCGGAACTGGTCGCGGCCTGCGGCGACCAGCCATGGGTCACCGGCGCCGGCCTGGCCGTGTTCTACACGAGCGTCGTACGGGACCAGGACTCGCCGCGGGCCTATCGCATGCTGCAGCTCGACGCCGGCCACACGAACCAGACGCTCTCGCTGGCCGCGACCGCCCTGGGCCTGCGGACCACGTTCACCGCCGCGATCCGGGACGAGCTCGTCGAGGAGCTGATCGGCTGCGACCCGGCGACGGAGCTGGCCATCGGCTGCGCGATCGTCGGCACCGCTTGA
- a CDS encoding ABC transporter ATP-binding protein, with translation MTELPGWLPSLVRSLRLGYRAGPTLIAVAFLTTVGAAIPDALLALAFSLLATNIALAATLLAVLAIGGWLLATVSDRANRRFADRAAIVVEEHVARLQSEITTMEHHERPEVMDRISVLRDHAGALSELYQQLFSTLGALARLVITVGLLVAANPWFGLLGVVAVPAVLVSTWRADAERRAEEAGAQHDRLAKHMFELGTTPGPAKEIRVFGVQDKIRTTRRQAWRERHRKLSRARWQTAWWQAGAHALFGVAFLAAIVSAVHRPTTLLLVLAAGGRLAQYVANTVQQTHFFRTIWLDVSRRLAWLEDYAVAQTHSATGQPPRTLRHGISLDTVSFRYPGTDRNVLDDITVTLPAGTTVAIVGENGAGKSTLVKLLCRLYQPTTGRILVDGVDLATIDPARWRDRVSGAFQDFFPFEYTAGESIGVGDLPHIDDPVALHTAVSRAGAGDAVPELTTQLGVTWENGVDLSHGQWQKVALARGFMRPDPLLLVLDEPTSALDAATEDALFDRSADAAGRGVTVLVSHRFATVRMADLILVLDGSRLVERGSHAELMAAGGRYARLYRIQARAYGRTGS, from the coding sequence ATGACTGAACTGCCCGGCTGGCTGCCCTCTCTGGTCCGTTCCCTGAGACTCGGCTACCGCGCCGGCCCGACGCTGATCGCCGTGGCCTTCCTGACGACGGTCGGAGCCGCGATCCCGGATGCCTTGCTGGCACTGGCTTTCTCGCTCCTCGCCACGAACATCGCACTGGCCGCCACGCTCCTGGCCGTGCTGGCGATCGGCGGGTGGCTGCTCGCCACCGTCAGCGACCGGGCGAACCGCCGCTTCGCCGACCGGGCGGCGATCGTCGTCGAGGAACACGTCGCCCGCCTGCAATCCGAGATCACGACCATGGAGCACCACGAGCGCCCCGAGGTCATGGACCGGATCTCGGTGCTCCGCGACCACGCCGGGGCGCTGAGCGAGCTGTACCAACAACTCTTCTCCACGTTGGGCGCTCTCGCCCGGTTGGTGATCACGGTCGGCCTGCTGGTGGCCGCGAACCCCTGGTTCGGGCTGCTCGGCGTCGTCGCGGTGCCGGCGGTGCTGGTCTCGACCTGGCGCGCCGACGCCGAGCGACGGGCCGAGGAGGCCGGCGCGCAGCACGACCGCCTGGCCAAGCACATGTTCGAGCTCGGCACGACTCCCGGCCCGGCCAAGGAGATCCGCGTCTTCGGCGTCCAGGACAAGATCAGGACCACCCGCCGGCAGGCATGGCGAGAGCGGCATCGCAAGCTGTCCAGAGCCCGCTGGCAGACGGCCTGGTGGCAGGCCGGCGCGCACGCCCTGTTCGGCGTCGCCTTCCTGGCCGCCATCGTCTCGGCCGTGCACCGACCGACGACGCTGCTGCTCGTGCTCGCCGCCGGCGGCCGGCTCGCCCAGTACGTGGCGAACACGGTGCAGCAAACCCACTTCTTCCGCACGATCTGGCTCGACGTCTCGCGCCGCCTGGCTTGGCTGGAGGACTACGCCGTCGCCCAAACCCACAGCGCGACCGGGCAACCGCCACGAACCCTGCGACACGGCATCAGCCTCGACACCGTCTCGTTCCGCTACCCCGGCACCGACAGGAACGTCCTCGACGACATCACGGTCACGCTCCCCGCCGGCACAACCGTCGCCATCGTCGGCGAGAACGGCGCCGGCAAGTCCACGCTCGTCAAGCTGCTCTGCCGGCTCTACCAACCGACGACCGGCCGCATCCTGGTGGACGGCGTCGACCTCGCGACGATCGACCCGGCCCGGTGGCGGGACCGCGTTTCCGGCGCTTTCCAGGACTTCTTCCCGTTCGAGTACACCGCCGGCGAGTCGATCGGCGTCGGAGACCTGCCGCACATCGATGATCCTGTCGCACTTCACACCGCCGTCAGCCGGGCCGGTGCGGGCGACGCGGTGCCGGAGCTGACCACGCAACTGGGCGTGACCTGGGAGAACGGCGTCGACCTCTCGCACGGCCAGTGGCAGAAGGTGGCGCTCGCCCGCGGCTTCATGCGCCCCGACCCGCTGCTGCTCGTGCTGGACGAGCCGACGTCGGCGCTCGACGCCGCCACCGAGGACGCGCTGTTCGACCGCTCCGCCGACGCCGCCGGCCGGGGCGTCACGGTGCTGGTCTCACACCGGTTCGCCACGGTGCGGATGGCCGACCTGATCCTCGTGCTGGACGGCAGCCGGCTGGTCGAACGCGGTTCGCACGCCGAGTTGATGGCCGCCGGCGGCCGGTACGCTCGGCTGTACCGGATCCAGGCCCGCGCGTACGGCCGAACGGGCAGTTGA